tcaggtttcagcctcctgagtaagttagGATTGTGGACGTGAGCCATTAGCCCCTAGCTTACACTTCATTTTTAGTAAGGGTTGATTCACGTAAGCATACATTCACTGTTTAATTGCCTAtcttgtgctttatttttaaaaaatacatatgagatctcaagcttcttcttcttcctcttcctggggcttggactcagggtctgagcactgtccctggcttctttttgctcaaggctagcactctgtcacttgagccaaagcaccacttctggctttttctatatatgtggtgctggggaatcaaacccagggcttcatgtatacgaggcaagcactctatcactaggccatatccccagccccctcaagctGCTTAAGCAGAGGGTACTGACCCAAATTGAGCCTCTTCTCAATGACATCTCCTTGGACCCTTAGTGGGATGCCATTGCTAGAAGAATGGTTAGCTGTTCATGCCTCAAGCAGTGGTGTTTCTGGGTAGAGGATGTCCACTTTGCGTTTCACACTCCAACAGCCCCACCACTTGCCAGCACTTACAAACTGCAGCTTCGGGCTTAGGAAATTTCAATTAACACACTAGTGCGTCTTAATGAGGATGTATTATATAGGAGATTTTGACCAACACaggtataataataatattaacaatGAATGTAACAGTTTTAAAGGTACCTATCATAAATAGACCATTCTTTTATTTAGCATTTAACATCTATCATATTTTTATGTCACTAAAAAACAGTAATACCTTAGGGGACAAataggagagaagaaggaaagggggtgATATTGCTcaggaagcattgtactcataacctggctTCTGggactgaaatccctttgtacaattcatgtttggaaccctagctactcaggaggctaagttctgaagATTGCATTTCGAAGTCAGTTCAGGGAggaagccaccaaaaagctggaagtggagctgtggctcaagtggtagagcgttagccttgaacaaaaaagctcaaggacagcgcccagacatTTGTACTTTTTTGCCAGTAAAACGTAATATTCCTTTcagtaaaaagataaaaatggttGACATTGTCACCAGCATGTTTTATATAACTCATATCCCCTTAGGTTCCAATTAGATCATTTCACAAAGTGTCCTTATTCCTTTTGTCTTGCAAttatatatatttcttgtcacTTGTCAAAACAGAGATAGTATCAGCAAAAGACTAAAAGCTCTCTTTCATTTGACCCTTAGAGGTCTtctttccttattattattattattattttattttattttttgccagtcctggggcttggactcacggcttctttttgctcaaggctagcactctaccacttgagccacagcaccaagtttatgtggtgctgaggaatcgaacccagggcgtagagcatgctaggcaagcactctaccactaaaccacattcccagcccctccttattGTTTCAATAACATAGAACTAGTACTCTCCCAAGTTTCTTCTCTGAATATATTAGGCTGAAAGATGCTCAGATGAACAATTCTATGGGTGGACTGTTTCATATTCAATGAACTCTACTCGTTTTAGTCTACAGGTAAAAAATTTTGatttaaatatgtatacacatacacatgtgagagaaggaatgaatgaatatgaaCAGAGAAAAGGCCAGGGTAAATGAGGAAAAATATTTATGGTTCATATTCAGTTTATATCCTAAAGAATTATGGCTTCTGTATAGGTTATGTAATAATATTAGTAAGATCTATTGTTTATGAAAAAGTGTGTATAATTTAAGACATTTTTCTCTAGGGTaaatatttgccttttttttttttttcttttttcctgctctaggctagcactctgccacttgagacacagcaccacttctggccatttactgtatacgtggtgctggggaatcgaacgcagggcttcatgtatatcaggcaagcactcttgccactaggccacattcccagccctagggtaAATATTTGGGAACACAGCACTCCATAACTTTTTACAAGGTGAAATGGCAGGAGTAGCAAGTGTTAAAAACAATTGCAATAAAATGCTATCTGTTGTTCAGAATGTTATAGTTCGGAAATTCAGCTATGGAATACATTATAAAACTCATTTTGATTGAATTCTTGtgagaaaagatgaaagaaaagctaGTGTTTGTATACTAAAGAGATTAAAAGTAAAAACTTCAGCAATTCTCTGTTGTtgagaaatgtcattctttccttaTTAACCTTTTTGGATTTTGAGTAGTACTTTAAGGTTCTCCCATGAAGTATTTCCTAGGAGACTTAGCTACCAAGAAAGagctgtgggcttttttttttttttttttttttggccagtcctgggccttggactcagggcctgagcactgtccctggcttcttcccgctcaaggctagcattctgccacgtgagccacagcgccgcttctggccgttttttctgtatatgtggtgctggggaatcgaacctagggcctcgtgtatccgaggcaggcactcttgccactaggctatatccccagcccggcttttttttttttttaacctgaaaaaAGACAGAACGTACATACTGCTTTACAACTGTTGGCTATTAGACTTGCAGTCTTCTTGAAGGTCTTTTCAAGGTAGTGAGCAAAtctttcattctcattttcttttgacCCTAGCTGAAGAAATTCACCTGTAAAGAAGAAAAGGGGtcacttgagatacagctttaCTCCTGATTTAAATACCAAgattgaattaaaaaagaaatcagaattaaCCTACCACGGACCAAATCTTCCATAACTCCAGTAAAAATACTTAACACAGCTGTGTTTCCAATCCTTGCCAAAGCTACAGATGCTGCAGAAAGAATCAAATCTCCAGCAAGAACAGCCTAAAAGAAGGAATAAACTTTGcagataaaacaacaacaaacccccagAGCAATGGAGCCAACAATGAAGCAGACTTGTCAGAGAGTAAGAACAGAATGGGAGGGTCATCTTGGAGGTAAATCCCCAACCCTTCCTTTTCTCAGCCCGATTATGTAACAATCTAGACCTGGGCCATTGTTTGACCTGGACTGCTAACTCACAAGAGAGGATCTTGTTGTATCCCAGTGTATGTACGTGGAAGGGCTGCAGCTTACTCTCTACCTTCAGCCCTCCCACGCACACGTCCAGTTGCATTAGACCATCTCAATGTACCCTCCCGATTACTGTTCCTTCTGCTCAAAAAGTCCTTGGACTGGATTCCATCCCACCATGGTCACAAGAAGAATAAAGTCTTTCTCCCTCTTTACTTAGTAGACTCATTTGCACAATCACTGACCATTGCAGAAGCTTTCCCTGATCTGGCAGTGTGATCCGATGGCTCACTTCTGAGCAAGCActacccctgacccctgacccctgaggCCGTGTGCTGGGTCCCGGCTGGAAGGTATCACACTGTTACCTTCCAGTGAGGACACACTCAGAGGGTCAATGTTCTTAGCACTATCGCACACCCGTCTTTCATTCTTAGAccccctgtggctcaagtggtagagtgctagctttgagcaaaagaagttcaaggacagtgcccaggccctgagttcaagccccaggactggcaaaaaaaaaaaaaaagaaaagaaaagaagtgcatTAAATTTTAGTTATAACTTCCTATAGCACTcatgaattttagttattttaaatCACAAATTTCAACATAACTGTACTAGGTATTGTCTGTCTCTGGCATCTACAACAACGATGTTTCCTGTCTCAATGGATCATCTTTTTAGCATGGATACATCATATAAACTATCTCCTATAACTACACACAATCATTTCATAGACTATGACATATATTCACACACTTGTGTCCACCTACCTACTCTCTATACCATTAGCAGCTCAGGGCCTGACATCCTTTGAGCCTTTATCTCCCTTTTCTACTGGACCCACTTTAAGCATATGGAACTGAAGCAATAAGCGGTAAGGAGGGAGAAGAGCTGGGAGGCCGCGCTCACGGTGAAGGAGGCACCGAATGGACATTTGGAGTGGTAACATCGTAGTTGTGCATCAGGGGCAGAAAAGGGAGGAGATTGGCAGGGGGACTTGTGCTAGGCACATCTTTCTCCAAGCTGAAAGGTCCAGGGAACTGTGGCAAGCACCCGTTAAAACTGCACTCAGAACTCTGCTCCTAACAGCAGAGGCAGACACAGAAGGCATCTGTCAAGGACAAGATCATAATTTATTTTCTACGTCTTACTCTCCTGGCCCTGCCTGAACAGTCATACATTAAGTCATCTGTGCCCTCTCCCAAATAAAATTCTATCCTCCTGTTACCATCACTCATATATGTGCGTGCATGTCAGAGTATGTATATAAAATTCTGTCCTTAGGACATAAAGCCTTTCAACTTAGAAATTGAAATAAAAGGCTTACATACATGATGTTGAAAGATTCTAATTCACACCAGTCCTTCTTATTAAAGCAAAACCAGCATGTGAAAGTAAGGACAATCAAATGGGAAAGAGCTAGATAAAATACCCGAGtgaaaggagggaaggtgagcTATGTTTGCATAAGCTTTGGCTTGGTCTTCCACTGTGCAAGACTGGCAATGGAGGCAAACGGTGTGGAACAATGCCTGCTCTCACGAGGCCTGCACACACATCCCTGTTTCCATTCATTCAATCTGAACCTTGTTACTGAATTTACAATTTATACAGCCTTAAAAAAAGTTCCTATTTTACACGCTCATGGAATGCGaattaaaaatatggaaatatgCTTACTTCCTATTGTCTCTACTTCTAAAGATAACATTTTCATAGAAGAGTATTCAAGTAATCCTTGaagattttcctttttatcttttaattttgtcTAATACTCTTATAGTTATATAACATAATTATACAATTTTAATTATGAACCAAAAGTAAATGTATGATTCCtcataaaatatacttttttggaTCCACATTAAAATCCCTTTCCTTGTAAGAAAAAGGCATTCTCTATGAAATGATGAATCATCAGAAAGGTAAATATTTCTATAGTACCTCATGCTGTCTATCAAATACTTAAATACCAAAGTGACATAAATTCTTCTCTGAAATTTAGAAGACCACAGTTGAGTAAGAATGTTGTTTTCAATGATACAAGTCTGAAAAGTAACTGTGATCCCCAAAGCACATGATTTGGCAAAGATTTGTCAAAACTAACAGGAACACCATACCTTCTTTTCTCCCCAGATGTTATTAACCGTGTGCTTTCCTCTTCGAGATCTTGCATTGTCAATAACGTCGTCGTGAACCAGACTAGCAGTGTGGATCATTTCTGCAACTAAGGCTACGGAGCGCTGGTTGGCTTGCACATCTCTAATTAACAGAAAGCAATGCTTTTTAACAGAGATGCCGCCTAGAACCTTCTCAGCAATCATCTTGTGAAAACTGGACATCGGATCTAGGacaaagaattttatttctctaaGAGAAACTGTATTAAAAACattggcttggggctgggaatatggcctagtggtagagtgctcgccttgtatacatgaagccctgggttcgagtctccagcaccacatatatagaataaggcagaagtggcgctgtggctcaagtggcagagtgctagccttgagcaaaaagaagccagggacagtgctcaggccctgagttcaagccctacgactggcaaaaacaaaaaacaaattggcTTCCTTTCAGAGCCATTTCTATCCTTTGGAGAACATTGTAAAATTGTATAAGACCCTGGCAAGACTCGCTTCCACCCGACATTAGCAAATAGAAGCTtagttacaaaacaaaacaaaacagtatacaTTGCAGGAGTCTGGCCACCAGATTAAAAAAACTTCATGCCCTATGAATACCATCTCCTAATGTTTGGACCATGTTGGTCTGTGGTCCAAGTTTATAGTTAGGCTACAGTTAAATTTCTGGGTTGTATGTGAAAGACAGATACAAAGTGTTTTATCAAGGAGTGAAGAGGATGGAAAGATGTTACATGCATAAACATCTATGATTACAGCAAAATAAAACCCGCCAAACACGAGAAAGCGAGGAGGACAGAAAGCAAGGAGAATGGAAGAAGGTGAATTTTTTGAAAGTACGCTAGGTACATATATAGAAATACCACAACGAAACCCTCTCATATTACAAATGTACattaacccccaaaacaaaagtaAAGTACTGTCACTATGTTCAAATCTTTTAATGTATCTTAAAATGAATGTTGAGTATGACATCAATAACCAAGACAGTGTAAATTTTCTTCCAACTCAGATTTGATCTTATATTAGAAATCttaacttttatttccaaatcgAATACAAATTATAGAACAAGCACTTTCAATACACTGTTGTGAATTTTACAGTTAAAAGGAAATGCTCTCACTCCTTTATACTGAGACAGGCTCTTGTTATGCTCTCCAGGCCGGACTCAAACACGTGGGCCTACCCAACGCTTTTCCCTTAATCTCTCCAGTGGGTGGGGCTATAACCTTCTGCACTGCACTCTACTCcccgttttcttttcttcttttttttgggtgctggtccttgggtttgaactcaaggtttgggtgctgtccctgagcttttgtgctcaaggctgggctTTACCAGTTGGGCTGTAGTTGATTTGCGgctttattgggctggggatgtgactaattggagataagcctttcctgcccaggttggtttttaactgaaatcctcagatctcagcctcctcagtagctataaTTGTAGGGGTgagccctggcacctggcttccagttccttttaaaatcagagtCATCACTGTGACCATctatgggaattaaaaaaaacacaacaacactGAATTTCAATAAAACCTGACTAGAGAAACAGCCTAAAATTAAAACCGACCTAGTCAATTACTTCAAGGCTTACTTTTAATAACTTCAGGTTGTATTCTTGAGAAGGGAAAGTGcagtgaaatgatttttttcttcaaaaaaatcaaatcctgccaggcactggttgctcccatctgtaatcctactcaggaggctgagtctcaggatcatggtttgaagccagcctgggcaggactgtctgtgagactcttaactaaactaccaaaaagactgaagtagctcaagtggtagaacactagccctgagctcaagaagctcagagacagagcctagaccatgtgttcaagccctaggtcctaCACCAAGAAAACCCCTACAGCAAAACGACAGaaaaacccaccaaaacaaaTCTGAACATCTGCACATTCTAACTACCCAGACCCAGAGtcataaaaaatgaagaaaactatCTACTAGATATGTGCATTTAACTACAGACACCAGCATGTTAATAGCCTGTGATCCTACTTCAAAAAGAatttaaggaaaaattaaaacattatgcTTTGTTAGCTCTTCTTACCTAAGGTCTTCAATAAACTTCAGAATATTCTAACTGCTTTCCCAGGAATCGACTGTAAAGGGCTGCTCATTActtgttaatattttataataacagcaacagcttttgtttctgtttgtagtAGTAgagattgaatccaggacttgACACATGGTAGGTAAGTGCTTTAGTACCTGAGCCACACACACATCCCAGGCCCAGAAGCCCAAtataacaggtgtgtgtgtgtgtgtgtgtgtgtgtgtgtgtgtgtgtttgtgcatggtGACATGGGGCTCCAACTCAGAGCTCAGCTTGTGCTCTCCCACCTGTGTCACACCCCTGTTCAGTTGTTTGCACCTCTGTCCAGCCGTTTTGCTAATTCAATGGAGATAGTCTTAAGGACTTCTCTGCCCcgactggctttaaattgtgattctcagatttcggccttctgaatagctgggattacaagcatgagccccgcCACTAGTGGCCGGCTCAACATAACAATTGTTAACAGATCTACAAGACTCTCCCATGGAAAAAGAAGTAAAGCTAAAGCCAAGGAATTTAGGGACAAACCACCATACACAACTGCT
The DNA window shown above is from Perognathus longimembris pacificus isolate PPM17 chromosome 18, ASM2315922v1, whole genome shotgun sequence and carries:
- the Pdss1 gene encoding all trans-polyprenyl-diphosphate synthase PDSS1 isoform X2, whose translation is MSSFHKMIAEKVLGGISVKKHCFLLIRDVQANQRSVALVAEMIHTASLVHDDVIDNARSRRGKHTVNNIWGEKKAVLAGDLILSAASVALARIGNTAVLSIFTGVMEDLVRGEFLQLGSKENENERFAHYLEKTFKKTASLIANSCKAVSILSCPDPVVHEIAYQYGKNVGIAFQLIDDVLDFTACADQMGKPTAADLKLGLATGPVLFACQQFPEMNAMIMRRFSLPGDVDRARQYVLQSDGVQQTTYLAQQYCHEAVSEISKLRASPERDALIQLSEIVLTRDK